The sequence GCGGCGTGCTCGACCGCGGCGCCTGGGTCGCGGACACCAAGCTCGCGGAGCAGCTCACGCGGCGGGTGCGCGAGGGGCTCGACAGGGTCGTGGGGCTCGGCGGCGCGCCGAAGGACCTGGCACTCGGCCTCGTGGACTTTCCCCACCTGCGCGACGGGCACGAGGTGAACCTCTG is a genomic window of Candidatus Methylomirabilota bacterium containing:
- a CDS encoding DUF2203 family protein, yielding MADRYFSPAEVEKLIPVLTRIMNDVMNAAREAGSARERRETERQRIALAGGGVLDRGAWVADTKLAEQLTRRVREGLDRVVGLGGAPKDLALGLVDFPHLRDGHEVNL